The Flammeovirga pectinis genomic interval GATTGGCTGGCCAGGAACTTATGATCATAGTAAAAAAGAGCAAGAACACATTTCTAATGAGCTTAAAAAAGATAATATGGCTCCTGTGTTTCTTACTAAAAACGAAGTTAAAAAATTCTACGAAGGGTATTCAAATAAAACACTTTGGCCACTCTTTCATTATTTTACAGAATACGCATCTTATGAGTTAGATCTTTGGGATGCTTATGTTCATGTAAATCAATTGTTCTGTAACGCCATATTAGATCACGCTGAACCAGAAGATACTATTTGGGTACACGATTATCAGTTGTTACTCCTTCCAGGAATGTTAAGAGAAGCACTACCTGATGCTACAATAGGGTTCTTTCAACATATACCTTTCCCTTCTTATGAAATTTTCCGTCTCTTACCTTGGAGAAAAGAAACATTAGAGGGTGTATTAGGAGCAGACTTAATCGGTTTCCATACATATGATGATATGAGGCACTTCTTGAGTTCTATAAATAGATTATTAGGCTATGATAGCTCTCTTGGACTGGTAAAGGTTAAGAACCGTCTTGTTTCTGTAGATGCCTTTCCTATGGGAATTGATTATGATAAATTTGAACAAGCTGCTGACTCTGAAAAAACAAAACAAAAAATCATTGCCTATAGCGATCTACTTAGTAAAAATAAATCAATTCTTTCTATTGACAGGTTAGACTATAGTAAAGGAATTAAACATAGATTATTAAGTTTTGATAAATTCTTATCACGCTATCCAGAATACCAAGGAGTAGTTTCTTTAATACTACTAGTAGTTCCTTCTAGGGATAAAGTAGATCAATATCAACACTTAAAAGAAGAAATTGACACCCTTGTTGGTAAGATAAACGGTAAGTATAGTAGAATGAACTGGTCTCCTATTCATTACTTCTATAGATCTTTCAGCTTTGAAGGTTTATCGGCACTTTATAAAACTTCTGACGTTGCTCTAGTTACTCCATTAAGAGATGGAATGAACTTAGTATGTAAAGAGTATGTAGCTAGTAAGACAGACCAACAAGGAGTACTTATATTAAGTGAAATGGCTGGTGCAGCTAAAGAACTTTCTGAAGCTATTCTTATTAATCCAAATGATGAAAATCAAATTGTAGATGCACTTTATACTGCCCTTACTATGCCCGAAGAGGAGCAGCGTATTCGTATGAAGGAAATGCAGAAGAAAGTAAGGCGTTACAATGTTCATAGATGGGTTGAAATATTTATGAATCAATTAGACAATATCAAAGAAAGACAAACTGCAATGAACATGCGTTTATTGCCTGCAAAATCACAAAAAAGAATGTTAGAAAAATATACCAACGCTCAAAATAGAATCATATTTTTAGATTATGATGGTACGTTAAAAGGCTTTGCAGCTGATCCACAATCAGTATCTCCAGATCAAGAACTGAAAGAGATAATGACTAATTTAACTTCTGATCCTAAAAATAGAGTTGTTATTATTAGTGGTAGAGATAAAGAAACTTTAGAGGCTTGGTTTGAAGGCTTTAAAGTAGACATAATAGCAGAGCATGGTATTTGGCTTAGAAGAGGGACTACTGACTTTGAAATGATTGAAAACCTGAACTCAGATTGGAAGTCAAAAATTAGTAGAATGTTAGATCGTTATGTAGATCGTACACCCGGATCTTTTGTTGAAGAGAAGGCTTTTTCTATTGCATGGCATTACAGAAAAGCAGATGCAGATTTCGGAGATTTAAGAGCTAGAGAACTAGTAGGTAACTTAAACTACCTTGTCTCTAACATGAATCTACAAGTAATGCATGGAAATAAAGTTGTAGAAGTGAAGAGTCAGGAGGTAAATAAAGGGAAAGCTGCCTTAAAATTCCTCTCGGATGATACATATGATTTTGTATTTGCTGCTGGTGATGATGTTACAGATGAAGATACATTCCTTGCTTTACCTAAGAAATCTTACACTATTAAAGTAGGCTTAGGAGCGTCGGCTGCTAGATATAACTTAAAAACAGTTTCTGATGTAAGACAATTACTCACTGACTTTAATAATACAGACAAATAACCTTTGTTTTCTACATACAAAAAGAGCCTCTTCTAAATATTTCAGAAGAGGCTCTTTTTATTTAATTAAAATTGTTAAAAACCATATTTATAAATTGACTTCTAACCTATTGATAAATTAAGAGAATAAATAGCCTAATTATATCAAAAAATGTATTATTGTACTTTTCTAAGATTAAAAAACAAACTCGAATGATAAAAAAGAGTTCATAAAAAAAAGAAAAATACGTTAATTAAATGTGATAATCATAACCTTAAACAGGGGACCCCGTTTAGTTATAATGTAATCAACATAAAGATAATGTCAGATGAATAGATGATAATATCAGATGAATAGAAGAAAAGAGAAGAGGAGTTGATTAGGTAGTAATTCAGTTAATCAATGTCAGATGAATAGATTGAAAAGACTGTTTACAAATAGAGATAAAAAATATTTTACTAAAAAATTCTATTTATATAGGTGATAGTAAATATTCAAAATATAAGTTTAGCGAAATGAACAGATTGAAGAGGAGTTGGAGTAACCCTTTGTCTTATAGACAAAGGGTTCTTTGTTTTCTTCAATCTTTCGATGACTCAAAGTAAATACTAAAATTTCAATATTCCAAGATTCATTAACAAAAAAAAGTAAACAAATATAAATACTAGTACTATTTATAAGTGATTTTAACATTTTCAGTCAATGGATGACTAATACATGTTAATATATAACCATCTTTCTTTTCTTGTTCTGATAACACTGTAGTGTCGCCCATTTCAACATCTCCAGAAGTACATTGCCCCATACATGCAGTACATACTCCATTTTGGCAAGAATAAGGAACGTCTAAACCTGCATCTAAGGCTGCTTCTAATATTGTTGTATCTGGTTTTACCTGAATTAAATGTTCTTCTCCGTCTACCGTTATCGATACATTTTGTTCATTAACGTCACTACTATGTTCATCTCCTGCTACAGGAACAAAACTCTCATTAAAAACTTTATTTCCAGGAACTTTAAAACGTTGTAAAGCACTTTTTACCGAAGTCATCATTCCTTCTGGACCACACAGATAATGTACTGTATTTCCTAAAGAGAGTCTATTTAAAATATTTACAGAAACTACATCATCAATTCTCCCTGCAAAACCACCCCAAGATGTAGATGGTTTACTTAAAACATGAACAATTTCTAATCTGTCTTCAAATTTCTTTTTTAACTCATCTAATTGCTCTTTAAATATTATAGAATTTTCATTTCTATTTCCATAAACTAAAGTTACTTTAGATGTGCTTTCAAAAAATAATGCACTTTTAATCATAGAGAATAAAGGTGTTATTCCAGACCCTGCCCCCCAAAAAATTAAATTTCTAGAAACTTCTTTATCGGGCTCAAATGCAAATTGGCCTAAAGGTTCAGAAACTTCTAAAGCATCGCCATTTTTTACATTATCATTCAAAAAGTTAGATACTAAGCCTCCTTCAATCCTTTTTACAGTAATATCTACAGTAGTATCTAATAATGGCGTAGAAGACATCGAGTACGATCTTCTTACTTTTTTATCGTTTATAGTACTTACTACTGTTAAAAATTGACCAGATTGATATTGTACTTTTTTAAATAAAGGCTGTTTAAATTTTATAGTAACTGTATCAGCAGTTTCATTAACTACTTCTTTTACTTTTAAAGTATATTGATTCATGTTCAAAGTTTTAACTGATCTATAATATTTATGAAGAGTAACAACTATTATATACTCTTTTGATCGTCTAAATTTTTAGAAACTACGATTTTAGTTAATTTTACAATGTATTACTACACTTACAAGATTATTTCGCAAAATGCGTGCATTAATTACTACTACAATTTTCTTTTTATTATCTCTAGAGTTAATTGCTCAAAATAGAAGTGATAATATTCCTACAAAATATATTCTAGAAGTTATTCCAGACTCTAGTATGGTGATAGATGGTAAAACAAATATCAACTCATTTAACTGCGTGTATAAAGAAACTATACAGAGCGAGTTAAAACTGACACAAAATATTTTTAAAGAATCTTCTCCTGTTCAACATACAGGGTTAGATTTTGCAGTAGCATGTTTTGACTGTGGAATTTCTTTAATGACTAAAGAGTTTAGTGATTTACTCTATGAAGAACAGTACCCTAAAATCTCTATGAAATTACTTTCTATGTTCATTTCTCAAGACAACAAGAGTAAAGTTATTAATGGCAAAGGGAAAGCAAGTATGACCATTGCCGGTACTGAAAGAATTGAGAAAATAACTTATGTAGTTACACATAAAGAAGGTAAAAACTTTCAGATTAAGGGTTCTAAAGTAATAAATATTTTAGACTACAATATTACACCTCCCAAAAAGATGATGGGAATGGTTAGAGTAGACCAAAGTATTGTTGTGAACTTTAATTTCAATTTTATTGTAGACGATCATTAGTATATATACATAGATTTACTGGCAGCCACAGTAGCAGGTTCATTCTCGTTGTATATAAACCTATACCCTAGGCTTCCTTTGCCAAAAAAGATAACTCTTACAGCTTCTAACTTATTTTTTGCTGTAACCGATTCAGATTTTAATTTCTTAATATTTGAATAATTCAAGTCTTGATCAAAAGCTACTTTTGCTTTAAAACTATAAGCTCTTCTTTTTGCAAAAACTCCAAACTTACCATTTGATACACCTTTAGAGTTTTCATAAAACCCCTGCCCAAATTCAGCAAAGTTTCCTGCCCCACTCCAATTTATTGCTTTCGTGATGTCATAAACATCAAAATAAGAATGTTCTGTTTTATACCTATGCAATAAACCTCTAGCTCTCTCTTTATCAGAAATTTCTATCTTTCTAATTCTTAATTCTTTTGACAAAACTACTCTTAACGAAAATTCCTGAAAATCAACTTCCTGTAAGCCGTGATCAAAATTTAAATCTCTTACTTCACCAGATTTAATAACAATTACTTCTGGAACTGTAATGATAACTTCATCTTTCTCCGTTTCTACTTCAATTTCTTCTTTAGGTTCAACAATTACTTCTTCTTTTTTTACTTCTACCTCTTGTTTAGGTAAAACTTCTATCTCTGGTACTTTACGGTCTATTTCTGGTACCTCTTTCACTATTATTTCCTCTTCGTCATCAAAGAAATCAAAAATACTTTCTGTTTCTGTATTCTCTGTCTTTTGTTCATTTTCTGAGGGTGTTCCACAGGCTATTAAAAATAATAAAAGGAATATTGAGGTTATTAATCTTTTCATGTTCAGTTAGAAATAAATATGTTTGTGACTCAAAAATAGATAGTGTTTTGATTTATTGCACCACTTTTTCTTATAAATCAAAGATTACAGCTAACTAGAACTAATTATTTCTTAACGATCATGATTAACAACGCTCCCTTTTTTAAGGTAAGTATTCCATTAATTCTTGGGATATTATTCACTTGGTATGTACTCAATACTACTTTTTCTGTTTACTATATTACTCTATTTCTATGGGTAGGAATGGTCATCTTTTATCAATTTGGTAAACAGATAAAAGGATATTTTTTATGGACTACTTTAATAATGTATCTATTCATTTTTACTATTGGAATAGGTATTACCCAACCTTATAAGTTTGCTACCCCAATAGATCAAACAGCTTCTAGCATTAGTATATTAATTACTTCTGGGCTGAAAAATCATAATAAATCAAATAGTTTTTTTGGCGAAATTACATCTAACTCCTATCAAAAAATATATTTTCAAGTTCAGAAAGACTGCCTATCTATACATCAAAATGATATTATAATTATCTCACCTTCTAATCTTACAAAAGTTTATCCCTCAAATAATCCAGAAGCTTTTGATTTTAATAAAAATCTAATCAATAAAGGCATAACCTATAAAGCTTACCTCAAAAAATATAAGGTGATCCATATTGCTCAGAAAGAAAAGGTAAATACATTCAGAGATAAAATTAATGCTTTGATAGACCAACATTTTACATCTACTACAAAAGGAATTGCTTATTCTTTACTACTGGGAAACAAGTCTGAAATGACCTCTGAAGAAGATCTTATTTTTAAAAAATCAGGAAATATGCATATGCTTGCATTATCAGGAATGCATATTGGAATTATTATATTCTTATTAAATATTCTGATGAGTTGGAAAAAATTCTTCGGAAAAAAAGTGCATACATTTATGTTACTCTTGCAGATAATAATTATTTGGATGTATGCTTTTTTAGTAGGTAGTTCTCCGTCTATACTTAGAGCTGCTAGTATGTTTTCTTTACTAACAATAAGTTATTTATTAAGAAAGAAATCAAACCCCTTAAATACAATTGGATTTACCTGTTTCTGTTTATTAATTTATAATCCTCTCTTCATATTTTCTATTGGTTTTCAGTTATCTTTTTTTGCTGTAATAAGTATTGCTCTATTTCCTTATTGGGACGATATTCTGCAATTCCCTATTTTTCTGAGAGTATTCATATCTTTACTAACCATATCGGTATTAGCACAATTAGGTACACTTCCTGTAGTGGCTTATCATTTTCATTTTATACCAATTTACAGTCTTTTCTCTGGTTTATTAAGTGGTTTTCTAATCAGTCTTTTAATGTATATAGGGATAATGATTATACTATGTAGTTTTATTATCCCAGTAATTGTTCCCTATATACATTTTTTATTTTCAGCTACTTTCAAAATATTATTAGCATGGCTAGGTATTTTTTCTCAGTTACCTCAGTTACCTAACATGTACTTATCAACCCTTGCTACGATAAGTCTTTCTTTCGGTATTTTTTGTTTGTTATATAGCATCTATTATCAAAAGAAGAACTTAAACTATGTAGGTTTCTTCTGTTTATTGTGTTGTATTTTTTCACAGGTTTCACATCAATTTTATATCAGGAAAAAATGCATAACCATTTATCAATCCCCGGTACCAATAATTAGTTTCTCCCAAGAAAACACTATTACTACTTTTACTGCAGATACGAATCAATTTCAGTTCGAAACTGTTATACAGCCTCATCAATCTTTATACGAAAAGAAAAAAACAACTTTTTTAACTATAGATCAAGGACTATATACGCGTTTTGATCAGAAACACTTCCTTTGGGTAAATCAATTTATAAATGATGAAATACCTTCTGATTCTATAGATATATTATTCTATTCAGTCAGACAAAAGCCAAATAGAACCCTTAAAACAGACTATTTAATACTACCAAATAAAAATTATCTTGATTTAATAGAAAATAAAATCACTTACAATAAAGTACACCTACTTGATAATCAAGGTGCTTGTCAATATATTTTTGAATGACATTTGAAATAAGTGTGTTAATTATCTAGATCGTATCATTAATTAGTTTATTTTTGTCTCCTAATCAAATTTTTTGAGCCTTGACCTTAATTAAGTCTATTTCTGGCATTAGAGGAACAATTGGTGGTTCTACTGAAGAATCATTAAATCCTGTTGATGCCGCAAAATTTTCGTCTACTTATGCAAAGTGGATCTTAGAAAATTCGGAAAACAGTAAAAAAGTTGTACTTGGTAGAGACGCTCGCGTTTCTGGCGGATGGCTTTCTGATATCGTTTCAGGTACGCTTCAAGCTATGGGTGTTCATGTTATAGACCTTGGTTTATCAACAACACCAACTGTAGAACTTGCTGTAGAGCTTGAGGAAGCTGCAGGAGGAATTATCCTTACTGCTAGTCATAACCCTGCTAACTGGAATGCCCTTAAATTACTAGATTCTAAAGGAGAGTTTATCTCTGCAGAAGCTATGCAAGAAATCTTGACAAACGCTGACGAAGGAAACTTCGAGTTTGCAGATTATAAACAAACTGGTTCTGTAACTACGGATGATACCTACATCGACAAACATATTGAGAAGATCTTAGAACTTCCTTTAGTTGATGTTGAAGCAATTAAAGCTAAAGATTTTAAAGTAGTTATTGATTGTGTTAACTCTACTGGTGGTATTGCCGTACCTAAGCTTTTAAAAGCTCTAGGTGTAAATACTGTTGAGGAGTTATACTGTGAGCCAAACGGGAAATTCCCTCACAACCCAGAACCTCTTCCTGAAAATATTAATGAGATTTGTAGAACACTAGAAAATGGTAATTTCAATCTAGGAATTATTGTTGACCCTGATGTTGACAGGTTAGCATTAGTAACAGAAGACGGTACTCCTTTTGGTGAAGAATATACACTAGTAGCTGTTGCTGATTACGTTTTAGAAAAAACGAAAGGCAATACAGTTTCTAATATGTCTTCTACACGTGCACTTCGTGATGTTACTGAAAAACATGGCGGTTCTTATACAGCTTCTGCTGTTGGAGAGGTGAACGTTGTAAAAATGATGAAAGAAACCAATGCAATTATTGGCGGAGAAGGTAACGGAGGTGTTATTTTACCAGAATTACATTACGGTAGAGACGCTTTAGTTGGTATTGCTTTGATTTTATCGAAACTTGCTAATTATAATGGTACAGCAAATATGCTTCGTAAATCATTCCCTGATTACCATATCTCTAAAAATAAAATTGAATTAACACCTGAGATTGATGTTGATAATATCTTAGTTAAAATTCAAGAACGTTACGTAAACCAACCAATTAACACTTTAGATGGTGTAAAAATTGAATTTGGTAAAGAGTGGGTTCATTTGAGAAAATCAAATACTGAACCTATTATCCGTATTTACTCTGAATCTGATTCTGAAAGAACTGCTGAGCATTTAGCTCAAAAAATAATTTCAGATATCAAAGAAATTATCTCTTTCAAAGCAGATGATGAGGAAGAACTTCCTGTAGTTGATCAAAAGGCTACTGAAGAAACTTCTGATAATGTTAAAGGAGATACATCTACAAGTGAATAATTAAATTAATTACTTTGATTTAACACAACATAAATCACTGATAATCAATTTCATAATATATTCTAATCAAACGGACAATCTCTTATGATTGTCCGTTTTTTTATATACTTTGCATTCTTTGGAATGTCTAAAACTTTCGCATACCAACCACCAATTCTAAATAAAACATATATGAGCATTTATCTTGATAGTGCTGCTAGCACGTCTTTAGATCCTGTAGTTAAGGAAGTTATGATCGAAGTAATGGATTCTGTTTACGGTAATCCATCTTCTACCCATACACACGGTAGAGCTTCTAAAGCAATGTTAGAAAGCGCCCGAAAACAAATAGCAAAAGCAATTAATGCATTACCTTCTGAAATTATTTTCACTTCTGGGGGTACTGAATCTGATAATATAGCCATTAAAGGCTTGGTTAAAGCTTACGGACTTAAAAGAATTATTACTTCTAAGTTAGAGCACCATGCTGTTTTACATATTACTGAACATCTTTCTAAAGACCTTGACTTAGAATTGATATTCTTAGATTGTGATAAAGAAGGAAATTTAGACTTATCACAATTAGAAAATCTTTTAGAAGAAAAAGGAGAAGAAACTCTTGTTACTTTAATGCATGCCAATAATGAAATTGGTAATATCCTTGATATAAAGAAAGTAGGTTTACTTTGTAAAAATTCAGGAGCATATTTCCATTCAGATACCGTTCAAAGTATTGGTCATTTTCCTGTTGATGTAAAAGATCTTCATGTTCATTCAATGGCTGGAGCTGCTCATAAATTCCATGGTCCTAAAGGAAGTGGGTTTTTATATGTAAAGAAAGGCACACAAATGCCTGCTTTAATAGAAGGTGGTGGACAAGAAAGAGAAGTTCGTTCTGGTACTGAAAATGTATGGGGTATTGTTGGTTTGGCAAAAGCTTTAGATATCGCTACAGAACAAATGGACAGTCATACTGCTCACATTAAGGAAGTGAAGCAATACATGAAAGAACAATTAATTGAACATATTGACGATGTTCAATTTAATGGTATGAGTGCTGATTTAGAGAATAGTTTATATACTGTACTAAATGTAAGTTTCCCTCCTTCAGAAAAAAATAGTATGCTACTATTTGCTTTAGATTTACAAAAAATCTCTGTTTCTGGTGGTAGTGCTTGTAGTAGTGGAGCCTCTCAAGGATCTCATGTAATTGCTGGTATTGATGGAGATTCTTCCCGTACTAGTGTTCGTTTTTCTTTCTCTAAAGAAAATAAGAAAGACGAAATTGATATTACTATTGGTAAGTTAAAAGAAATTTTAGGTCTTAATGTTCCTGTTTAATAACCTATCATTCTGATACAAAAACGTCCAACATATTAAATTATGTTGGACGTTTTTGTATCAGTACAATTTTACCATCTATATTCTGAACGACCATCTAGTTCGTGTTCGATTTCTAGTAAGCGATTATATTTTGCAATCCGTTCTCCTCTACATGCTGAGCCCGTTTTTAAATGACCTCCATCCATTGCTACTGCAAAATCTGCTAAGAAAGTATCTTCTGTCTCTCCAGATCTATGAGACAAAAAGTAACGCCAACCTGCTTCTCTACACATTCGAACAGCCTCAATAGTTTCTGTTACAGAACCAATTTGATTTAATTTAATAAGACAAGAATTAGCTGCCTTTTTATCGATCCCTTCCTTTATATATTTAGTATTTGTTACAAAGATATCATCTCCAACAACCTCTATTTTATCACCGTATTTCTCTGTGAATTTAGTAAACCCATCCCAATCTTTTTCTGCTAATGGATCTTCCCATAATATTATAGGATACTTTTCTAACCACTCTCCTGCTAAATTTATTAAATCATCAGAAGTTACTTTTCCTCTTCCAGACCAAGATAAATTATAATCATCTTTTAAGTTTGGGCAAAATGAATTTGCAGCATTATCTATAGCAATTGATAAATCTTTTCCAGGTGTATAACCTGCTTTATTAATTGCCTCAATAATTAATTCTATTGCTGCCTCATTACTTTCACAATCAGGAGCAAATCCACCCTCATCTCCAACGCTTGTTGCTAAACCTCTCTCCTTTAATATACCTTTTAAAATATGAAACGTTTCTGCCACATAACGTAGACCTTCTCTAAAAGTAGGTGCACCATCTGGTACCAGCATAAATTCTTGAAAATCTACACTATTATCAGCATGTTCTCCTCCATTTAAGATATTCATACATGGTACAGGAATACGTACTGCATTTGTACCTCCTAAGTATTGATAAAGAGGTAAATTAAGTGATTTAGCAGCAGCCTTTGCTACTGCCATAGACACTCCTAAAATTGCATTTGCTCCTAGTTTAGATTTGTTTTCTGTACCATCTAGCTCTATCATGGTATAGTCAATATCTTTTTGTTTAGTAGCATCCATACCAATTAAAGCATTAGCAATAAGTGTATTTACATTTTCGACAGCTTTTTCGACTCCCTTTCCTCCATACCTACTATCATTATCTCTTAATTCTAACGCTTCGTTCTGACCTGTTGAAGCTCCAGATGGTACTGATGAAAACTCTTTTGTTCCATCAAAAAGCTCTACATAGACTCTTACTGTTGGGTTACCTCTTGAGTCTAAAATTTCAAGAGCATAAATTGATTCAATAAATGTTTCCATTATTAGCATTGGGTTTTATGTTATTATTAACAATAAGATACTAATATTTTTCTACATATAAACAAAAAAAGTGTAGCTCTCTTTAAATAAGAAAACTACACTTTAGTATGATTAATATGTTCTATCAAATACGCTGTTTTGATTTCTTTATTGCTTCTTTATACACTTCTTCATATTGCGGACAAATCTCTACAATATTAAAACGTTGAGCTTGTTTTAGTGCATTTTCTTTAAATCGAGGAAGGTTTTCGTCATCTAAGATATATAACGCATTTTTTGCCATATCTTTAACATCTCCAACGTTACTCATCATACCTGTTACCCCTTCAATATTTACTTCTGGTATACCTCCTGCATTAGAAGAAACCACAGGAACTTCGCAAGCCATTGCTTCTAAAGCTGCAAGTCCAAAGCTCTCCTTTTCTGATGGCATAAGGAACAGGTCGGCAACAGATAAAATTTCTTCTACTTCTGCTAACTTACCTAAGAAACGAACATCATTACAGGTACGTAATTCATAGCATTTCTCTTCCAAACGAGCACGTTCAGGTCCATCACCAACCATTAAAAGTTTACATGGAATTTTTTCTCTTACCCTTTTAAAAATCTCTAAAGCATCATCTGCTCTTTTTACTTCTCGCATGTTAGATACGTGAATCAAAAGTTTTTCTCCTTCAGGGCAAATTGCTTTTTTAAAATGATCTTTTTTATGTTTTGTAAATCTATTTAGATCTACAAAGTTGGGTACTACTTTAATATCAGTAGTAAGAT includes:
- a CDS encoding cysteine desulfurase family protein gives rise to the protein MSIYLDSAASTSLDPVVKEVMIEVMDSVYGNPSSTHTHGRASKAMLESARKQIAKAINALPSEIIFTSGGTESDNIAIKGLVKAYGLKRIITSKLEHHAVLHITEHLSKDLDLELIFLDCDKEGNLDLSQLENLLEEKGEETLVTLMHANNEIGNILDIKKVGLLCKNSGAYFHSDTVQSIGHFPVDVKDLHVHSMAGAAHKFHGPKGSGFLYVKKGTQMPALIEGGGQEREVRSGTENVWGIVGLAKALDIATEQMDSHTAHIKEVKQYMKEQLIEHIDDVQFNGMSADLENSLYTVLNVSFPPSEKNSMLLFALDLQKISVSGGSACSSGASQGSHVIAGIDGDSSRTSVRFSFSKENKKDEIDITIGKLKEILGLNVPV
- the glmM gene encoding phosphoglucosamine mutase, giving the protein MTLIKSISGIRGTIGGSTEESLNPVDAAKFSSTYAKWILENSENSKKVVLGRDARVSGGWLSDIVSGTLQAMGVHVIDLGLSTTPTVELAVELEEAAGGIILTASHNPANWNALKLLDSKGEFISAEAMQEILTNADEGNFEFADYKQTGSVTTDDTYIDKHIEKILELPLVDVEAIKAKDFKVVIDCVNSTGGIAVPKLLKALGVNTVEELYCEPNGKFPHNPEPLPENINEICRTLENGNFNLGIIVDPDVDRLALVTEDGTPFGEEYTLVAVADYVLEKTKGNTVSNMSSTRALRDVTEKHGGSYTASAVGEVNVVKMMKETNAIIGGEGNGGVILPELHYGRDALVGIALILSKLANYNGTANMLRKSFPDYHISKNKIELTPEIDVDNILVKIQERYVNQPINTLDGVKIEFGKEWVHLRKSNTEPIIRIYSESDSERTAEHLAQKIISDIKEIISFKADDEEELPVVDQKATEETSDNVKGDTSTSE
- the eno gene encoding phosphopyruvate hydratase, whose product is METFIESIYALEILDSRGNPTVRVYVELFDGTKEFSSVPSGASTGQNEALELRDNDSRYGGKGVEKAVENVNTLIANALIGMDATKQKDIDYTMIELDGTENKSKLGANAILGVSMAVAKAAAKSLNLPLYQYLGGTNAVRIPVPCMNILNGGEHADNSVDFQEFMLVPDGAPTFREGLRYVAETFHILKGILKERGLATSVGDEGGFAPDCESNEAAIELIIEAINKAGYTPGKDLSIAIDNAANSFCPNLKDDYNLSWSGRGKVTSDDLINLAGEWLEKYPIILWEDPLAEKDWDGFTKFTEKYGDKIEVVGDDIFVTNTKYIKEGIDKKAANSCLIKLNQIGSVTETIEAVRMCREAGWRYFLSHRSGETEDTFLADFAVAMDGGHLKTGSACRGERIAKYNRLLEIEHELDGRSEYRW
- a CDS encoding ComEC/Rec2 family competence protein is translated as MINNAPFFKVSIPLILGILFTWYVLNTTFSVYYITLFLWVGMVIFYQFGKQIKGYFLWTTLIMYLFIFTIGIGITQPYKFATPIDQTASSISILITSGLKNHNKSNSFFGEITSNSYQKIYFQVQKDCLSIHQNDIIIISPSNLTKVYPSNNPEAFDFNKNLINKGITYKAYLKKYKVIHIAQKEKVNTFRDKINALIDQHFTSTTKGIAYSLLLGNKSEMTSEEDLIFKKSGNMHMLALSGMHIGIIIFLLNILMSWKKFFGKKVHTFMLLLQIIIIWMYAFLVGSSPSILRAASMFSLLTISYLLRKKSNPLNTIGFTCFCLLIYNPLFIFSIGFQLSFFAVISIALFPYWDDILQFPIFLRVFISLLTISVLAQLGTLPVVAYHFHFIPIYSLFSGLLSGFLISLLMYIGIMIILCSFIIPVIVPYIHFLFSATFKILLAWLGIFSQLPQLPNMYLSTLATISLSFGIFCLLYSIYYQKKNLNYVGFFCLLCCIFSQVSHQFYIRKKCITIYQSPVPIISFSQENTITTFTADTNQFQFETVIQPHQSLYEKKKTTFLTIDQGLYTRFDQKHFLWVNQFINDEIPSDSIDILFYSVRQKPNRTLKTDYLILPNKNYLDLIENKITYNKVHLLDNQGACQYIFE
- a CDS encoding ferredoxin--NADP reductase — encoded protein: MNQYTLKVKEVVNETADTVTIKFKQPLFKKVQYQSGQFLTVVSTINDKKVRRSYSMSSTPLLDTTVDITVKRIEGGLVSNFLNDNVKNGDALEVSEPLGQFAFEPDKEVSRNLIFWGAGSGITPLFSMIKSALFFESTSKVTLVYGNRNENSIIFKEQLDELKKKFEDRLEIVHVLSKPSTSWGGFAGRIDDVVSVNILNRLSLGNTVHYLCGPEGMMTSVKSALQRFKVPGNKVFNESFVPVAGDEHSSDVNEQNVSITVDGEEHLIQVKPDTTILEAALDAGLDVPYSCQNGVCTACMGQCTSGDVEMGDTTVLSEQEKKDGYILTCISHPLTENVKITYK
- a CDS encoding bifunctional alpha,alpha-trehalose-phosphate synthase (UDP-forming)/trehalose-phosphatase, with the translated sequence MAKKTIIVSNRLPVTVNKNPDDTLSFHPSSGGLATGLSTTYKQGGNLWIGWPGTYDHSKKEQEHISNELKKDNMAPVFLTKNEVKKFYEGYSNKTLWPLFHYFTEYASYELDLWDAYVHVNQLFCNAILDHAEPEDTIWVHDYQLLLLPGMLREALPDATIGFFQHIPFPSYEIFRLLPWRKETLEGVLGADLIGFHTYDDMRHFLSSINRLLGYDSSLGLVKVKNRLVSVDAFPMGIDYDKFEQAADSEKTKQKIIAYSDLLSKNKSILSIDRLDYSKGIKHRLLSFDKFLSRYPEYQGVVSLILLVVPSRDKVDQYQHLKEEIDTLVGKINGKYSRMNWSPIHYFYRSFSFEGLSALYKTSDVALVTPLRDGMNLVCKEYVASKTDQQGVLILSEMAGAAKELSEAILINPNDENQIVDALYTALTMPEEEQRIRMKEMQKKVRRYNVHRWVEIFMNQLDNIKERQTAMNMRLLPAKSQKRMLEKYTNAQNRIIFLDYDGTLKGFAADPQSVSPDQELKEIMTNLTSDPKNRVVIISGRDKETLEAWFEGFKVDIIAEHGIWLRRGTTDFEMIENLNSDWKSKISRMLDRYVDRTPGSFVEEKAFSIAWHYRKADADFGDLRARELVGNLNYLVSNMNLQVMHGNKVVEVKSQEVNKGKAALKFLSDDTYDFVFAAGDDVTDEDTFLALPKKSYTIKVGLGASAARYNLKTVSDVRQLLTDFNNTDK